A window from Streptomyces sp. NBC_00299 encodes these proteins:
- a CDS encoding CU044_5270 family protein, protein MNTDPRRRDQPADHRDLAEMLPAPGRPALAQDRHRVLRESLMEHITEQAAHEQTSATDTSPAASAHRSLRRRLTLVAAPLALAVAVGLGVTAVDSADDDKSGTPAAGTTAGFHGSATQLLDQIALAAANRPAATVGDDQYIYTKSQGSAAELGVEFNDPAELAKRKGTSRSEQYKGAVRSEQWDSVDGKRSGLRKGVAVADPSKEMTMAMYGTGYLTFRQLQALPTDPDALLNKLYGDTRMPPNRRLEITLANIRGIIDNATLLPDLSAALYRAVAKLPGARVVDHVRDAAGREGVGLTFEGAPGSTWVFDSSSLVYLGTTKIALLDIGVADKKGEPPAGSS, encoded by the coding sequence ATGAACACCGACCCGCGACGACGTGATCAGCCGGCCGACCACCGGGACCTGGCCGAGATGCTGCCCGCGCCGGGCCGCCCGGCACTCGCGCAGGACCGCCACCGCGTTCTGAGGGAATCCTTGATGGAGCACATCACCGAGCAGGCCGCCCACGAGCAGACGAGTGCGACGGACACGTCCCCTGCGGCCTCCGCGCACCGAAGCCTCAGGCGGCGCCTGACACTCGTCGCGGCACCGCTGGCACTGGCCGTCGCCGTGGGCCTGGGCGTGACAGCGGTCGACAGCGCAGACGACGACAAGTCCGGTACCCCCGCCGCCGGTACCACCGCGGGCTTCCACGGAAGTGCCACGCAGCTGCTGGACCAAATCGCTCTGGCGGCGGCCAACCGCCCAGCGGCAACGGTCGGCGACGACCAGTACATCTACACCAAGTCCCAGGGTTCGGCGGCCGAGTTGGGCGTCGAGTTCAACGATCCCGCGGAGCTCGCGAAGCGCAAGGGGACCTCCCGGTCGGAGCAGTACAAGGGGGCCGTCCGGAGCGAGCAGTGGGATTCGGTGGACGGCAAGCGGTCGGGGCTGAGGAAGGGCGTCGCGGTGGCCGACCCCTCCAAGGAGATGACCATGGCCATGTACGGCACCGGCTACCTGACCTTCCGGCAACTTCAAGCCCTGCCCACCGATCCCGACGCGCTGCTGAACAAGCTCTACGGCGATACCCGGATGCCACCGAACCGCCGCCTGGAGATCACACTTGCGAACATCAGAGGGATCATCGACAACGCCACCCTGCTGCCCGATCTGAGCGCCGCGCTCTACCGTGCCGTGGCCAAGCTCCCGGGCGCGCGGGTGGTGGACCACGTCAGGGACGCCGCGGGCCGGGAGGGTGTCGGCCTCACATTCGAGGGCGCCCCGGGTTCCACCTGGGTCTTCGACTCCTCCAGCCTCGTCTACCTCGGAACGACCAAGATCGCCCTCCTGGACATCGGCGTCGCCGACAAGAAGGGCGAGCCACCAGCCGGCTCATCCTGA
- the fabD gene encoding ACP S-malonyltransferase, translating into MTAANETPLTIEPPTGRLPVVFMFSGQGSQYYRMGQELFESDEVFRTAMRRYDAVAAGLLGESVLARIFDPARRKNDPFLDTRLTHPAIVMIELALAETLRAAGVEPDYLLGSSLGEYAAAVVSGSIDAETCLRLLVRQAESLPAGRRGGLLAVITRPDGRDRIPALPGCEVAARNYPGHIVVAGTDEDLDRAEAALRAADVLHQRVPVEYAYHSSLMDGVLAECRAVFDGVTFAPPRIPWVSCVDGRLVERPGADHFWQVARQPIEFERAMAAMRARGDFLYLDLGPSGTLHNFVRGNLPAGDRSGSLPLLSPFSHDPGVLEQARTLAAPASSNPTTPITHPHPTAVTAKTARKAHGMKVYGFPGQGSQQRGMGKELFARHPRETAIADRVLGYSIEELCVHDPERRLGRTEYTQPALYVVSVLTYLDRLAEDPEPADYLIGHSLGEYAALFAAGVFDFETGLRLVQRRGALMAEAGGGAMAAVVGSDEATVLRVLADSGIDELDLANHNAPDQFVLSGPDERIDAARAAFESAGVRAVRLNVSAPFHSRYMRDTATEFARFLDGFPLRDPAVPVLANVDAQPYARGAVKATLTAQIASPVRWTDTVRRLMGHGDFEFVELGPGRVLTNLVTKIRKNAEPLPAPSAPELDAQPPAPGAQELDELLSSGQLPPPARPTAFAAPTADTLGAATFRERYGLRRAYLLGALYGGISGREMLGAAAKAGLLGFLGTGGLPLDEVDGLLRELAGELGLGGSFGVNLLYRHGAPEEESALVDLLLRHGVDLAEASGFPLITPALVRFRLKGGRIVAKVSRTDVAAEFLAPPPERLVARLLETGEVTADEARAAAGRPMADDLCVEADGGWLSSTADLLTLLPAVLRLRDTTATGGHRVHVGCAGGIGTPEAAGAAFLLGADFVLTGSVNQCSVEAATSAEVKDILQEAREYDVDTAPWGELFDLGVQARYLKRGLFFPARASRLHELWRRHGSLAELDDETRSQVLDRYLGGEAPAPVVAGSTPEQQLAAVFRGYFTRGFRLAVSGDQRSRVDYLVHCGPAMGAFNQVVADTELHPWRARTVEAIADTLMDGAAGHLSARLGSFG; encoded by the coding sequence ATGACCGCGGCCAACGAGACGCCTTTGACGATCGAGCCGCCCACAGGGCGTCTGCCTGTGGTCTTCATGTTCTCCGGGCAGGGCTCGCAGTACTACCGCATGGGCCAGGAACTCTTCGAGTCCGACGAGGTCTTCCGCACGGCCATGCGGCGGTACGACGCCGTCGCCGCCGGGCTGCTGGGCGAGTCGGTCCTCGCCCGGATCTTCGATCCGGCCCGGCGCAAGAACGACCCCTTCCTCGACACGAGGCTCACCCACCCGGCGATCGTCATGATCGAACTCGCCCTGGCCGAGACCTTGCGCGCCGCCGGCGTCGAGCCGGACTACCTGCTCGGCTCCAGCCTCGGTGAGTACGCGGCCGCGGTCGTCTCCGGCAGTATCGACGCCGAGACGTGCCTGCGGCTGCTCGTCCGGCAGGCGGAGAGCCTGCCGGCGGGCCGGCGCGGCGGGCTGCTCGCGGTCATCACCCGCCCGGACGGCCGGGACCGGATCCCCGCGCTGCCCGGCTGCGAGGTCGCCGCCCGCAACTATCCCGGCCACATCGTGGTCGCGGGCACCGACGAGGACCTGGACCGGGCCGAGGCGGCCCTACGCGCGGCCGACGTGCTGCACCAGCGGGTGCCGGTCGAGTACGCCTACCACTCCAGCCTGATGGACGGCGTCCTCGCGGAGTGCCGGGCCGTCTTCGACGGGGTGACCTTCGCCCCACCGCGCATCCCCTGGGTGTCGTGCGTGGATGGACGGCTCGTCGAGCGGCCCGGTGCCGACCACTTCTGGCAGGTCGCCCGCCAACCCATCGAGTTCGAGCGGGCCATGGCCGCGATGCGGGCTCGCGGCGACTTCCTCTACCTCGACCTGGGTCCCTCGGGCACCCTGCACAACTTCGTCCGCGGCAACCTCCCGGCGGGTGACCGCTCCGGTTCGCTGCCGCTGCTCAGCCCGTTCAGCCACGACCCAGGGGTCTTGGAACAGGCACGGACGCTCGCGGCACCGGCCTCGTCCAACCCCACCACTCCGATCACGCATCCCCATCCGACTGCGGTGACAGCGAAGACGGCAAGGAAGGCACACGGCATGAAGGTCTACGGTTTCCCAGGTCAGGGGTCTCAGCAGCGAGGGATGGGCAAGGAGCTGTTCGCCAGGCACCCGCGGGAGACCGCGATCGCCGACCGCGTGCTCGGCTACTCGATCGAGGAACTGTGCGTCCACGACCCGGAGCGCCGCCTGGGCCGTACCGAGTACACACAGCCGGCGCTCTACGTCGTCAGCGTCCTGACCTACCTCGACCGGCTCGCCGAGGACCCCGAGCCGGCCGACTACCTGATCGGCCACAGCCTCGGCGAGTACGCCGCCCTGTTCGCCGCCGGAGTCTTCGACTTCGAGACCGGGCTGCGCCTGGTGCAGCGGCGCGGCGCCCTGATGGCGGAGGCCGGCGGTGGCGCGATGGCCGCGGTGGTCGGCTCCGACGAGGCGACCGTGCTGCGCGTGCTCGCCGACTCCGGCATCGACGAGCTCGACCTGGCCAACCACAACGCCCCCGACCAGTTCGTGCTGTCCGGTCCGGACGAGCGCATCGACGCCGCCCGCGCCGCCTTCGAGTCGGCCGGTGTCCGCGCTGTCCGGCTCAACGTCAGCGCACCCTTCCACTCCCGCTACATGCGCGACACCGCCACGGAGTTCGCCCGCTTCCTGGACGGCTTCCCCCTGCGCGACCCGGCCGTCCCGGTCCTGGCCAACGTGGACGCGCAGCCGTACGCCCGCGGCGCCGTCAAGGCGACCCTGACCGCACAGATCGCCTCCCCGGTCCGCTGGACCGACACGGTGCGCCGGCTGATGGGCCACGGCGATTTCGAGTTCGTGGAGCTGGGCCCGGGCCGGGTCCTGACCAATCTGGTCACCAAGATCAGGAAGAACGCGGAGCCGCTGCCCGCGCCGAGCGCCCCGGAACTCGATGCGCAACCGCCCGCGCCAGGCGCCCAGGAACTCGACGAGCTGCTGTCTTCCGGCCAGTTGCCGCCCCCGGCACGACCCACGGCCTTCGCCGCCCCGACGGCTGACACCCTCGGAGCCGCCACCTTCCGCGAGCGGTACGGTCTGCGGCGCGCGTACTTGCTGGGCGCCCTGTACGGCGGCATCTCGGGCCGCGAGATGCTGGGCGCGGCGGCCAAGGCCGGGCTGCTGGGCTTCCTGGGGACGGGCGGCCTGCCCCTCGACGAGGTGGACGGCCTGCTGCGCGAACTGGCGGGGGAACTCGGCCTGGGCGGCTCCTTCGGCGTCAACCTGCTGTACCGACACGGCGCCCCCGAGGAGGAGTCCGCCCTGGTGGACCTGCTCCTGCGGCACGGCGTCGACCTCGCCGAGGCCTCCGGCTTCCCGCTGATCACCCCCGCGCTGGTCCGGTTCCGCCTCAAGGGCGGCCGGATTGTCGCCAAGGTGTCCCGCACGGACGTGGCCGCAGAGTTCCTGGCCCCGCCGCCGGAGCGGCTGGTCGCCCGGCTGCTGGAGACGGGCGAGGTCACCGCGGACGAGGCTCGCGCGGCGGCCGGCCGGCCGATGGCGGACGATCTGTGCGTGGAGGCCGACGGCGGCTGGCTGAGCAGCACGGCCGACCTGCTCACCCTGCTCCCCGCCGTGCTGCGGCTGCGCGACACGACCGCGACGGGCGGCCACCGGGTCCACGTCGGGTGCGCGGGCGGCATCGGCACGCCCGAGGCCGCCGGGGCCGCGTTCCTGCTCGGCGCCGACTTCGTCCTGACCGGCTCGGTCAACCAGTGCTCCGTGGAGGCGGCCACGAGTGCGGAGGTGAAGGACATCCTTCAGGAGGCCCGCGAGTACGACGTGGACACGGCTCCGTGGGGCGAGCTGTTCGACCTCGGCGTCCAGGCCCGCTACCTCAAGCGGGGGTTGTTCTTCCCGGCCAGGGCGTCCCGGCTGCACGAGCTGTGGCGCCGGCACGGCTCGCTCGCCGAGCTGGACGACGAGACCAGGAGCCAGGTTCTCGACCGGTACCTGGGCGGCGAGGCCCCCGCGCCCGTAGTTGCAGGCAGCACCCCCGAGCAGCAGTTGGCGGCTGTGTTCCGCGGCTACTTCACCCGCGGCTTCCGTCTCGCCGTGAGCGGTGACCAGCGCTCCCGGGTGGACTACCTGGTGCACTGCGGCCCCGCCATGGGCGCCTTCAACCAGGTCGTCGCGGACACGGAACTCCACCCATGGCGAGCCCGCACGGTGGAGGCGATCGCCGACACCCTGATGGATGGCGCCGCCGGTCACCTCTCCGCACGCCTGGGCAGCTTCGGCTGA
- a CDS encoding permease produces MLLLVGAVILLDVVLFLSGGWLEAPAVQAWRTVCLAVTVQALPFLLLGTALSGAISAFVPARVFSRVLPKRPALAVPVAGAAGVVLPGCECASVPVANSLIGRGVTPAAAFAFLLSAPAVNPVVLTATAIAFPGNPAMVLARLLASLATATVMGWLWLRFGREEWLRPAVRHSGHRPGHSRWTEFRRGFQHDFLHAGGFLVLGAMAAATFNVAVPRSVLEAFSGSVWLSVVFLAGLAILLSVCSEADAFVAASLTGFSPLARLVFMVVGPMVDLKLIALQSGTFGRAFAVRFSAATTVVAILCSVLIGEVLL; encoded by the coding sequence ATGCTCCTGCTCGTCGGGGCAGTCATCCTGCTCGACGTGGTGCTCTTCCTGAGCGGCGGGTGGCTGGAGGCACCGGCGGTACAGGCATGGCGGACGGTGTGTCTCGCCGTCACCGTGCAGGCGTTGCCGTTCCTGTTGCTGGGCACGGCCCTGTCCGGCGCCATCAGCGCGTTCGTGCCGGCGCGGGTGTTCAGCCGGGTACTGCCGAAGCGGCCCGCGCTCGCCGTCCCGGTCGCCGGCGCCGCCGGAGTCGTCCTGCCCGGCTGCGAGTGTGCGTCGGTACCGGTGGCGAACAGTCTGATCGGCCGGGGCGTCACCCCGGCCGCCGCCTTCGCGTTCCTGCTGTCGGCCCCCGCCGTCAACCCGGTGGTACTGACCGCCACGGCCATCGCCTTCCCCGGCAACCCCGCCATGGTGCTGGCCCGGCTGCTCGCCTCGCTCGCCACCGCCACCGTGATGGGCTGGCTGTGGCTCCGGTTCGGCCGCGAGGAATGGCTGCGGCCCGCCGTACGGCACTCCGGGCACCGGCCGGGGCACAGCCGCTGGACGGAGTTCCGGCGCGGTTTCCAGCACGACTTCCTGCACGCGGGCGGTTTCCTGGTCCTCGGGGCCATGGCGGCGGCCACCTTCAACGTGGCGGTGCCGCGCTCGGTGCTCGAGGCGTTCTCCGGTTCCGTCTGGCTGTCCGTGGTCTTCCTGGCCGGGCTCGCCATCCTGCTCTCGGTGTGCTCCGAGGCCGACGCGTTCGTGGCGGCCTCGCTCACCGGCTTCTCGCCTCTCGCGCGCCTGGTGTTCATGGTGGTCGGGCCGATGGTCGACCTGAAGCTGATCGCCCTTCAGTCGGGCACGTTTGGCCGGGCCTTCGCGGTCCGTTTCTCCGCCGCCACGACGGTCGTGGCGATCCTGTGCAGCGTGCTGATCGGAGAAGTGCTGCTGTGA
- a CDS encoding DUF4097 family beta strand repeat-containing protein yields MPSFDTPEAISVTARVEAGSIQFVASDRLDTVVEVQPRDPKREPDVRTADNTEITCVSGVLTLRTPKANLFGLGRTGVVDVTVELPTGSHVDMTGAWAQVLGVGRLGEVRVKTSVGDVRLDATGPVKLTASHGSITVDRVEGMAEITSSTGNIRVGTVDGPAVLKNSHGTTTVGAVTGELRLSGAHGGIDVARAEASVTGTATHGYLRVAEVARGEVQLETSNGVIEIGIREGTAAWLDVSSNRGQVRNALTESEAPEQTGDTVKVHARTNWGNIDIRRAKV; encoded by the coding sequence ATGCCTTCTTTCGACACCCCCGAAGCGATCTCGGTCACCGCGCGTGTGGAGGCCGGTTCCATCCAGTTCGTCGCAAGCGACCGCCTCGACACCGTCGTGGAGGTGCAGCCCCGCGACCCGAAGAGGGAGCCGGACGTGCGGACGGCGGACAACACCGAGATCACGTGCGTGAGCGGCGTACTGACTCTCAGGACGCCCAAGGCCAATCTGTTCGGCCTCGGTCGCACCGGCGTGGTCGACGTGACCGTCGAACTGCCCACCGGTTCGCACGTCGACATGACCGGTGCCTGGGCCCAGGTGCTCGGCGTGGGCCGGCTCGGCGAGGTCCGTGTGAAGACCTCGGTCGGCGACGTCCGCCTCGACGCGACCGGCCCGGTGAAGCTGACCGCGTCGCACGGTTCGATCACCGTGGACCGGGTCGAGGGCATGGCCGAGATCACCAGCAGCACCGGCAACATCCGCGTCGGCACCGTCGATGGCCCTGCCGTCCTGAAGAACTCGCACGGCACCACGACCGTCGGCGCCGTGACCGGCGAGCTGCGGCTGAGCGGCGCCCACGGCGGCATCGACGTCGCGCGCGCCGAGGCGTCGGTCACCGGCACCGCGACCCACGGCTACCTGCGCGTCGCCGAAGTCGCACGCGGCGAAGTCCAGTTGGAAACCTCCAACGGCGTCATCGAGATCGGAATCCGCGAGGGCACCGCCGCCTGGCTCGACGTCAGTTCCAACCGCGGGCAGGTGCGCAACGCGCTGACCGAGTCCGAGGCGCCGGAGCAGACCGGCGACACCGTCAAGGTCCACGCGCGGACCAACTGGGGCAACATCGACATCCGTCGAGCGAAGGTCTGA
- a CDS encoding RNA polymerase sigma factor produces the protein METSLRARVRAGDPDAFRQLFDEHASVVYRHAARMTGNWVMADDAVSLTFLEAWRLRERVLPGEGSLRPWLLGIATNVTRNMVRAARRHQAALMRVPPPDPVPDVADAVAQRLLDGEELAAARKALSTMRRGEREVFTLCVWEGLDAATVAEALGVAIGTVRARLSRARKRLRKLTELELDGGAGGTQGGTGQRGRQRPAADGQIPGGRHQAARSTQEKR, from the coding sequence GTGGAGACTTCACTGCGTGCCCGCGTGCGGGCCGGGGATCCGGATGCGTTCAGACAACTCTTCGACGAGCACGCTTCGGTGGTCTACCGGCACGCCGCCCGGATGACCGGCAACTGGGTCATGGCCGATGACGCCGTGTCGCTGACCTTTCTGGAGGCATGGCGGCTGCGCGAGCGGGTGCTTCCGGGTGAGGGAAGCCTGCGCCCGTGGCTGCTGGGGATAGCGACGAACGTCACGCGCAACATGGTGCGGGCGGCGCGAAGGCACCAGGCGGCGCTCATGAGGGTCCCGCCCCCCGACCCCGTGCCGGACGTCGCCGACGCGGTGGCACAGCGGTTGCTCGACGGGGAGGAACTGGCAGCCGCGCGGAAGGCGTTGAGCACCATGCGCCGTGGGGAGCGCGAGGTGTTCACGCTGTGCGTGTGGGAGGGCCTCGACGCCGCCACGGTGGCCGAGGCCCTCGGTGTCGCCATCGGCACCGTACGGGCCCGGCTCTCGCGCGCGAGGAAACGCCTGCGCAAACTCACCGAGCTCGAACTCGACGGCGGGGCAGGCGGCACACAGGGCGGTACCGGGCAGCGCGGAAGGCAACGCCCGGCCGCGGACGGACAGATACCGGGTGGCCGCCACCAGGCGGCTCGGTCCACGCAGGAGAAGCGATGA
- a CDS encoding TIGR03943 family putative permease subunit, protein MRPLFQVSLLFLSGLGVLHASLFTDLYLRYVKEGMRPFLIASGAILLLLATAETVSYWRRGRGDEVGEADEDHDGDGHGHSHTSVPRVAWLLLLPALSLLFYAPPALGAYTAAREPSRAVKERDHFDPLPATSPVPLTLTEFTSRVRQDREQGIKDRSVLLTGFVTPGSKGDGWYLTRLILSCCAADAQSVKVRIHGARALPADTWVSVTGTWHSGGTLGTASAPVALDARTVTKVDRPVNAYTDALPLPTTR, encoded by the coding sequence GTGAGACCACTCTTCCAGGTGTCCCTGCTCTTCCTGAGCGGCCTCGGCGTGCTGCACGCCTCGCTCTTCACCGACCTGTACCTCAGGTACGTCAAGGAGGGGATGCGTCCGTTCCTGATCGCCTCGGGGGCCATCCTGCTCCTGCTGGCGACGGCGGAGACGGTGTCGTACTGGAGGCGCGGCAGGGGCGACGAGGTCGGCGAAGCCGATGAGGACCACGACGGTGACGGGCACGGGCACAGCCACACCTCCGTGCCCCGCGTTGCCTGGTTGCTGCTCCTCCCCGCCCTGAGCCTGCTCTTCTACGCCCCTCCGGCCCTCGGCGCGTACACCGCCGCCCGCGAACCCTCCCGGGCGGTGAAGGAGCGGGACCACTTCGATCCGCTGCCCGCGACGTCGCCGGTCCCCCTGACCCTCACCGAGTTCACCAGCCGTGTGCGGCAGGACCGCGAGCAGGGCATCAAGGACCGCAGCGTCCTGCTGACCGGGTTCGTCACGCCCGGCTCCAAGGGCGACGGCTGGTACCTGACACGGCTGATACTCAGCTGCTGCGCGGCGGACGCCCAGTCCGTCAAGGTACGGATCCACGGAGCCCGGGCCCTGCCCGCCGACACCTGGGTGTCCGTCACGGGAACCTGGCACAGCGGCGGAACCCTGGGCACGGCCTCCGCACCGGTCGCCCTCGACGCCCGCACCGTCACGAAGGTCGACCGGCCGGTGAACGCGTACACGGATGCCCTTCCGTTGCCCACCACGAGGTGA
- a CDS encoding ATP-binding cassette domain-containing protein, translating to MPSSVMPTSSGVDGHPSPAAVSTVGLRKSYGDKLVLDGIDLRIPVGSVFALLGPNGAGKTTAVKVLSTLITADGGQARVAGHDLAADPQAVRAAIGVTGQFSAVDGLITGEENMLLMADLHHLSKREGRRVAAALLERFDLTEAAKKPASTYSGGMKRRLDIAMTLVGNPRIIFLDEPTTGLDPRSRHNMWQIIRELVSGGVTVFLTTQYLEEADELADRIAVLDNGKIAAEGTAEELKRLIPGGHIRLRFTDPATYHNAATTLREATRNDEALALQIPSDGSQRELRSILDWLDAAGIEADELTVHTPDLDDVFFALTSGTTLPNQPNQPNQPNQPNQPNQPNQPNQPNQPNQPNRPNQPNQSKETAR from the coding sequence ATGCCTTCATCTGTCATGCCCACGTCGAGTGGCGTGGACGGTCACCCGTCGCCCGCCGCCGTCTCGACCGTCGGTCTGCGCAAGTCCTACGGCGACAAGCTCGTCCTCGACGGCATCGATCTGCGGATCCCGGTCGGGTCCGTGTTCGCGTTGCTCGGTCCGAACGGTGCCGGCAAGACCACCGCCGTGAAGGTCCTGTCCACCCTCATCACCGCCGACGGCGGCCAGGCCCGGGTCGCCGGCCACGACCTCGCCGCCGACCCGCAGGCCGTACGCGCCGCGATCGGCGTCACCGGGCAGTTCTCCGCCGTCGACGGCCTGATCACCGGCGAGGAGAACATGCTCCTCATGGCGGACCTGCACCACCTGTCCAAGCGCGAAGGGCGGCGCGTCGCCGCCGCGTTGCTGGAGCGCTTCGACCTCACCGAGGCCGCGAAGAAGCCCGCCTCCACCTACTCCGGCGGCATGAAACGGCGCCTGGACATCGCCATGACCCTGGTCGGCAACCCACGGATCATCTTCCTCGACGAACCGACCACCGGCCTCGACCCCCGCTCCCGGCACAACATGTGGCAGATCATCCGCGAACTCGTCTCCGGCGGCGTGACCGTCTTCCTCACCACCCAGTACCTGGAGGAGGCCGACGAACTCGCCGACCGCATCGCCGTCCTCGACAACGGGAAGATCGCCGCCGAGGGCACCGCCGAAGAACTCAAGCGGCTCATCCCCGGCGGACACATCCGGCTCCGCTTCACCGACCCGGCCACCTACCACAACGCCGCCACCACCCTGCGGGAAGCCACCCGCAACGACGAGGCCCTCGCCCTGCAGATCCCCAGCGACGGCAGCCAGCGCGAACTGCGCTCCATCCTCGACTGGCTGGACGCCGCCGGCATCGAAGCCGACGAACTCACCGTCCACACCCCCGACCTCGACGACGTCTTCTTCGCCCTGACCAGCGGCACCACCCTCCCCAACCAGCCCAACCAGCCCAACCAGCCCAACCAGCCCAACCAGCCCAACCAGCCCAACCAGCCCAATCAGCCCAATCAGCCCAACCAGCCCAACCGGCCCAACCAGCCGAACCAGTCCAAGGAGACCGCCCGATGA
- a CDS encoding DUF2235 domain-containing protein → MAKRLVVCCDGTWNFADQPSKTNVAKVALSVLPGFAAGKEQRVHYHSGVGTRRRERLRGGAFGVGLSRNVVAAYRFLVETYEPDDELFLFGFSRGAFTARSLAGLVRNSGILRREHTDRIPEAWALYRDRIEQPKGAAATLFRRSYARETEIRFIGVWDTVGALGIPVPGPTWLQPAAHRFNRRWAFHNTELSSWVRAAFHALAIDERRSAFRPALWHQQPGAAEQGQELKQVWFAGVHCGVGGGYKETGLSDIPLLWMVDQARRYGVQFDTEVLSAAGPTVMQPEKSIDFRVRPDALGDLRDSRTGMYRLSKPWHRAIGEAANAEGVPDGNEFLAVPAKERYDREPGYRPPKLERYLSAQDRVRLEPVLLPDLATGLPPLPPASSGPGTTANTPGRLDRAP, encoded by the coding sequence ATGGCCAAGCGTCTGGTCGTCTGCTGTGACGGCACATGGAACTTCGCCGACCAACCGAGCAAGACCAACGTCGCCAAGGTCGCCCTGTCCGTGCTCCCGGGGTTCGCCGCCGGGAAGGAGCAGCGTGTCCACTACCACAGCGGTGTGGGCACTCGACGGCGGGAGCGATTGCGCGGCGGCGCATTCGGCGTGGGCCTGTCCCGGAACGTCGTCGCCGCCTACCGGTTCCTCGTGGAGACCTACGAGCCCGACGACGAACTCTTCCTCTTCGGTTTCAGCCGGGGCGCGTTCACCGCCCGCAGTCTCGCGGGACTGGTGCGTAACAGCGGCATCCTGCGGCGGGAGCACACCGACCGGATTCCGGAGGCCTGGGCCCTGTACCGGGACCGGATCGAGCAACCGAAGGGCGCGGCGGCCACGTTGTTCCGCCGCTCCTATGCGCGCGAGACGGAGATCCGTTTCATCGGAGTGTGGGACACGGTCGGTGCCCTCGGTATCCCCGTTCCCGGCCCCACGTGGCTGCAGCCCGCGGCGCACCGGTTCAACCGCCGCTGGGCGTTCCACAACACCGAGCTGAGCAGTTGGGTCCGGGCGGCGTTCCACGCGCTGGCCATCGACGAGCGGCGTTCGGCGTTCCGGCCGGCGCTGTGGCACCAGCAGCCGGGCGCGGCCGAGCAGGGCCAGGAGCTCAAGCAGGTCTGGTTCGCCGGGGTGCACTGCGGTGTCGGCGGCGGCTACAAGGAGACGGGGCTGTCGGACATCCCCCTGCTGTGGATGGTCGACCAGGCCCGCCGATACGGGGTGCAGTTCGACACCGAGGTGCTCAGTGCCGCCGGGCCCACGGTGATGCAGCCGGAGAAGAGCATCGACTTCCGGGTGCGGCCGGACGCCTTGGGCGACCTGCGCGACTCACGGACGGGAATGTACCGACTGTCCAAGCCCTGGCACCGGGCGATCGGAGAAGCCGCCAACGCCGAGGGCGTACCCGACGGCAACGAGTTCCTGGCAGTGCCCGCCAAGGAACGCTACGACCGGGAACCGGGCTACCGGCCACCGAAGTTGGAGCGCTACCTGAGCGCACAGGACCGGGTCCGGCTGGAGCCCGTCCTCCTGCCGGACCTCGCCACGGGCCTGCCGCCCCTGCCGCCCGCGTCCTCCGGTCCGGGGACGACGGCCAATACGCCCGGCCGCCTCGACCGTGCCCCGTGA